One part of the Gemmatimonadaceae bacterium genome encodes these proteins:
- a CDS encoding sugar ABC transporter substrate-binding protein: MRRSWRWSLAFAALALVACRKVETVTLRITSWQSPEENAIDAVDFRAFELAHPGVRIVNDPVSVNAEYREKVLTSIGSGSPPDVFLLDGIDVAAFAARDVVLDLQPFAERAGAQLGLFFPQVVEPFHVGGKLLAFPKGFSPMVYYYNRELFAKAGLAPPKNGWTQAEFLATVRALTRDTNGDGVVDQWGTVLDRRLYAWQAWLWSAGADILTPDGRRATGAIDQPAAERTLTLLTDLPRLGYAPPPSASGGALGFEQRLFYSGKLALMTSGHWMIPRIRRYLQQGRVQLGVVSVPRTDGHQVKTPLFASGWAVPYNTPHRKLAVELAAWMVRADAQRRRAASGLEIPTLMTVAYESAAKDATGMEMDFLWQVPYGGVPWGARVPQYREIEKTMMDLVDRVVVDRVPVRTATREAAAAVDGVLRR; the protein is encoded by the coding sequence ATGCGACGTTCCTGGCGCTGGAGCCTGGCGTTCGCGGCGCTCGCGCTGGTGGCGTGTCGCAAGGTCGAGACGGTGACGCTCCGCATCACCTCGTGGCAGAGCCCCGAGGAGAACGCCATCGACGCGGTCGACTTCCGGGCGTTCGAGCTGGCGCATCCCGGCGTGCGCATCGTCAACGACCCGGTCTCGGTGAACGCCGAGTATCGCGAGAAGGTGCTGACGTCCATTGGCTCCGGATCGCCGCCCGATGTCTTCCTGCTCGATGGCATCGACGTGGCAGCCTTCGCCGCGCGCGACGTCGTGCTCGACCTGCAGCCGTTCGCGGAGCGCGCCGGTGCGCAACTGGGGCTGTTCTTTCCGCAGGTCGTCGAGCCCTTCCACGTCGGCGGCAAGCTGCTGGCGTTTCCCAAGGGCTTTTCGCCGATGGTCTACTACTACAATCGCGAGCTGTTCGCGAAGGCCGGCCTCGCGCCCCCGAAGAACGGCTGGACGCAGGCCGAGTTCCTGGCGACGGTCCGTGCACTCACGCGTGATACGAACGGCGATGGTGTGGTGGACCAGTGGGGGACCGTGCTCGACCGGCGGCTCTACGCCTGGCAGGCGTGGCTCTGGAGTGCGGGCGCCGACATCCTGACCCCCGATGGTCGGCGCGCGACGGGCGCGATCGACCAGCCGGCGGCGGAGCGCACGCTGACGCTGCTCACCGACCTTCCACGGCTCGGGTACGCGCCACCGCCCAGCGCGTCCGGCGGCGCGCTCGGGTTCGAGCAGCGGCTGTTCTACAGCGGCAAGCTCGCCCTGATGACGAGCGGACACTGGATGATTCCGCGCATCCGGCGCTATCTCCAGCAGGGGCGCGTCCAGTTGGGCGTCGTGTCGGTGCCGCGCACCGATGGGCATCAGGTGAAGACGCCGCTCTTCGCGAGCGGGTGGGCCGTCCCCTACAACACCCCGCACCGCAAGCTCGCCGTGGAACTGGCGGCGTGGATGGTGCGCGCCGACGCGCAGCGGCGGCGCGCCGCGTCCGGGCTCGAAATCCCGACGCTGATGACCGTCGCGTATGAGTCAGCCGCCAAGGATGCCACCGGGATGGAGATGGACTTCCTGTGGCAGGTGCCGTACGGCGGCGTGCCGTGGGGCGCCCGTGTGCCGCAGTACCGCGAGATCGAGAAGACGATGATGGACCTCGTCGACCGCGTCGTCGTGGATCGCGTTCCGGTCAGGACAGCCACGCGCGAGGCGGCCGCCGCGGTGGACGGCGTCCTGCGTCGATGA
- a CDS encoding sugar ABC transporter permease gives MTSHRRAALLVAVAWAAATAGVSWRTLVGIDRAARSREALTQARAQRGRVPRPAFPAGLNARDSAAVRNEEIPLVVSTAAGARITAPVKDADDWDIIGVAAVPTRAREQGVSVLAPVAVAFAAMTALLVALPAGSARRRRTHLAMLAVIAGAAAVMVGGRLDVATHALAPASASAVPRDLARLAFTAPSMGFTLLVLVGLAALGVLAQWIIDWHEASSGRPARVQETVGAWAFIAPSLLHLLVFTIAPVGFLFWISVHDWDLLATDRPFVGFAHFREIGADPLFWRALRNGLVYALYVPATMLAALAAALVLDQPLRGIKALRVVVFLPYVASTVAVALVWQWLLHRDFGLLNSVLVELHLPRVDWLGDPSTALPALMLVSAWGQLGYMMVVYLAGLQAIPASLLEAARLDGADAWQRFRLVLWPMLRPVSTYLLLTGIIWSFHGFTLVYVMTEGGPAHATDVLVYRIYQTAWEFRRFDVAAAMSVVLCLLLLALTALQWRTVRGEQVDA, from the coding sequence ATGACGTCGCATCGGCGGGCCGCGCTGCTGGTGGCGGTCGCGTGGGCCGCCGCGACGGCTGGGGTCTCGTGGCGGACGCTGGTCGGCATCGATCGCGCGGCGCGCAGCCGTGAGGCGCTGACGCAGGCGCGGGCGCAACGGGGGCGCGTGCCGCGCCCCGCCTTTCCCGCCGGGTTGAATGCGCGCGACTCCGCCGCGGTGCGGAACGAGGAGATCCCGCTGGTGGTGTCGACGGCGGCGGGCGCACGCATCACGGCGCCCGTGAAGGACGCCGATGACTGGGACATCATCGGCGTCGCCGCCGTGCCGACCCGCGCGCGGGAACAGGGCGTGAGCGTGCTCGCGCCAGTGGCCGTGGCCTTCGCGGCGATGACCGCGCTGCTGGTTGCTCTGCCCGCCGGTTCGGCCCGCCGGCGCCGCACCCACCTCGCGATGCTCGCCGTCATCGCGGGCGCGGCCGCCGTGATGGTTGGCGGACGGCTCGACGTCGCGACGCACGCGCTCGCGCCCGCGTCCGCGTCCGCGGTCCCGCGCGACCTGGCGCGCCTCGCGTTTACGGCGCCGTCGATGGGCTTCACGTTGCTCGTGCTCGTGGGCCTTGCGGCGCTCGGCGTGCTGGCGCAGTGGATCATCGACTGGCACGAGGCTTCCTCCGGTCGCCCGGCGCGCGTTCAGGAAACGGTCGGCGCGTGGGCGTTCATCGCGCCGAGCCTGCTGCACCTGCTCGTCTTCACCATCGCGCCGGTGGGGTTTCTCTTCTGGATCTCGGTCCACGACTGGGACCTGCTGGCCACCGATCGGCCGTTCGTGGGCTTCGCGCACTTCCGCGAGATTGGCGCGGACCCGCTCTTCTGGCGCGCCCTGCGCAACGGACTCGTCTACGCGCTCTACGTGCCGGCCACGATGCTCGCCGCGCTCGCGGCCGCGCTCGTGCTCGATCAGCCGTTGCGCGGCATCAAGGCGCTGCGCGTCGTGGTCTTCCTGCCCTATGTCGCCTCCACGGTGGCGGTGGCGCTGGTCTGGCAATGGCTGCTGCATCGCGACTTCGGGCTGCTGAACTCGGTACTGGTGGAGCTGCACTTGCCGCGCGTGGACTGGCTCGGCGATCCGTCCACGGCCCTCCCGGCGCTGATGCTGGTGAGTGCCTGGGGGCAGCTCGGGTACATGATGGTCGTCTACCTGGCCGGCCTGCAGGCCATCCCGGCTTCACTGCTCGAGGCGGCGCGCCTCGACGGCGCCGATGCATGGCAGCGATTCCGGCTCGTCCTCTGGCCGATGCTGCGCCCGGTCTCGACGTACCTCCTGCTCACGGGCATCATCTGGTCGTTCCACGGCTTCACGCTGGTCTACGTGATGACCGAGGGTGGGCCGGCGCACGCCACCGACGTGCTGGTCTATCGCATCTACCAGACCGCCTGGGAGTTCCGCCGCTTCGACGTCGCGGCCGCGATGAGCGTCGTGCTGTGCCTGTTGCTGCTGGCGCTGACGGCGCTGCAGTGGCGCACGGTACGGGGAGAGCAGGTCGATGCCTGA
- a CDS encoding carbohydrate ABC transporter permease gives MPDRRVQRVVGYAAALGLAFVMVAPFLWMLSTALMDEFEVYQAPPPLLPAVPRVANFTEALTALPFALYFRNSLILAAATVTGQVVTAAMAGYAFARHRFAGRTPLFAVYLGTLMIPGIALLVPRFLLVDAMGLVDTVAGLVSVELVAAWGIFLMRQYFLSLPRDMEDAARLDGAGEWQVFWHVAVPLARPALATVALFAFIDAWKALLWPLVIARSPDLRVVEAGVASFHGMYYANWPWQMAAAVAALVPVLVVFLVAQKAFLRGLAFGGFK, from the coding sequence ATGCCTGACCGGCGCGTGCAGCGGGTGGTCGGCTATGCCGCGGCGCTCGGCCTCGCGTTCGTGATGGTCGCGCCGTTCCTGTGGATGCTCTCCACGGCGCTGATGGATGAGTTCGAGGTCTATCAGGCGCCACCGCCGCTGCTGCCGGCCGTGCCGCGCGTGGCGAACTTCACCGAGGCGCTCACCGCGCTCCCGTTCGCGCTCTACTTCCGCAACTCGCTCATCCTCGCGGCGGCCACGGTGACGGGGCAGGTGGTGACGGCGGCGATGGCGGGCTACGCCTTCGCGCGCCATCGCTTTGCGGGGCGCACGCCGCTCTTCGCGGTCTATCTCGGCACGCTGATGATTCCGGGGATCGCGCTGCTCGTGCCGCGTTTTCTCCTCGTCGACGCGATGGGACTCGTGGACACGGTCGCGGGGCTCGTCTCGGTGGAACTCGTCGCGGCGTGGGGAATCTTCCTGATGCGGCAGTACTTCCTGTCGCTGCCCCGTGACATGGAAGATGCCGCGCGCCTCGACGGCGCCGGCGAGTGGCAGGTCTTCTGGCACGTGGCCGTGCCGCTCGCGCGCCCGGCGCTGGCCACGGTGGCGCTCTTCGCCTTCATCGATGCCTGGAAGGCGCTGCTCTGGCCGCTCGTGATCGCGCGGTCACCCGACCTGCGCGTCGTCGAGGCCGGCGTGGCCTCGTTCCACGGGATGTACTACGCCAACTGGCCGTGGCAGATGGCGGCCGCCGTCGCCGCGCTCGTGCCGGTGCTCGTGGTCTTTCTCGTGGCGCAGAAGGCGTTCTTGCGGGGGCTGGCGTTTGGGGGGTTCAAGTAG
- a CDS encoding Hsp20/alpha crystallin family protein has translation MVRTTKFAAPVFGLRREIDKLFEDTFGNAGISLPSTNGWLPSVDVKETNDALLFDLEMPGVTEDKLEITCEGGVLAIAGEKSSVKKEGEEGKWHIVERAFGSFRRSFQLPTNVQEDKIDASLTNGVLHVRVPKMEQPKPKRIEVKAVKG, from the coding sequence ATGGTCCGCACCACCAAGTTCGCCGCCCCCGTCTTTGGTCTTCGCCGTGAAATCGACAAGCTGTTCGAGGACACGTTCGGCAATGCGGGGATTTCGTTGCCCTCGACGAATGGCTGGCTTCCGTCCGTCGACGTGAAGGAGACGAACGATGCCCTGCTCTTCGACCTCGAGATGCCCGGCGTCACGGAAGACAAGCTGGAGATCACCTGCGAGGGCGGCGTGCTCGCGATCGCCGGCGAGAAGTCGAGCGTGAAGAAGGAAGGCGAGGAGGGCAAGTGGCACATCGTCGAGCGTGCCTTCGGTTCGTTCCGCCGCTCGTTCCAGCTGCCGACGAACGTGCAGGAGGACAAGATCGACGCGTCGCTCACCAACGGCGTGCTGCACGTCCGCGTGCCGAAGATGGAACAGCCCAAGCCGAAGCGGATCGAGGTGAAAGCGGTAAAAGGCTAG